In Anaerostipes hadrus ATCC 29173 = JCM 17467, a single genomic region encodes these proteins:
- the coaE gene encoding dephospho-CoA kinase (Dephospho-CoA kinase (CoaE) performs the final step in coenzyme A biosynthesis.) — protein sequence MKIIGITGGVGSGKSEILNILKNDYQAKVIQSDHVAHELMVPGAKSYDAIVQAFGNEILNEDQTINRPILGEIVFHDETKLSLLNSITHKNVDEEILSRIDQFGKEEPEGLLVIESALLVGAGYEKRFDQLWYIYTREEVRYERLKASRGYSDEKIKQMIEKQQKEEEFKSMASNIIDNSGDLEDTKAQIIKILG from the coding sequence ATGAAAATCATAGGAATCACCGGGGGAGTTGGCTCTGGAAAAAGTGAGATTTTAAATATACTAAAAAATGATTATCAGGCAAAAGTCATTCAATCTGATCATGTAGCACATGAGCTGATGGTACCAGGGGCAAAAAGTTATGATGCGATCGTTCAGGCATTTGGAAATGAAATTTTAAATGAAGACCAAACGATCAATCGTCCGATACTTGGAGAGATCGTGTTTCATGATGAAACAAAACTTTCATTATTAAACAGCATCACTCATAAAAATGTAGATGAAGAGATTTTATCAAGAATTGATCAGTTTGGAAAAGAAGAACCAGAAGGTTTGCTTGTCATAGAGTCAGCTTTGTTAGTTGGAGCAGGATATGAAAAGAGATTTGATCAGTTATGGTATATTTACACGAGAGAAGAAGTAAGATATGAACGCTTAAAAGCTTCCAGAGGATATTCTGATGAAAAGATCAAACAGATGATCGAAAAACAGCAAAAAGAAGAAGAGTTTAAATCTATGGCAAGCAATATCATTGATAATTCAGGTGATCTAGAAGACACAAAAGCACAGATCATAAAGATTCTTGGTTGA
- the polA gene encoding DNA polymerase I, whose amino-acid sequence MHVKCYWFSISVVLCYNVSERIYRKGEQSGVKQKLLLIDGNSILNRAFYGLPDMTNSQGLHTNAILGFLNIMFKFLEEENPTHLAVAFDLKAPTFRHKMFADYKGTRKGMPDELQEQVPVIREVLKAMNIPLMMEEGYEADDLLGTMSVLGEQAGFEVKIVSGDRDLLQLATKKVQIRIPKTNRAGTVVEDYYEDDVLEKYQVTPKEFIDVKALMGDTSDNIPGIPGIGEKTATKLIKEFQSIENAYAHIDEVKPNRAKNNLQEYYDQGVMSKELATIKVDSPIDISFDDAKLGDLYTKEAYHMLKELEFKAILKRFDGEEQEDFEIKIKEIIDLAEAEDIFAKAVKKKEAGISIYKENDAMWVALNTEGEEVYLFSCEGFGFITQDFLYEKIDDLYDNIGYVAMMEVKEHLSHLTIHETTKSIFDVSLAAYLVNPLKSTYEYDDIARDYKSMMLPSKKELIDKKHPMVTDGVLSDAGKKIMGYEAYISRESIQPLSDKLTELEMMDLYREIEIPTMFALHDMEVRGIHVDSKALKEYGDQLVGRIEELQESIYKEAGEEFNINSPKQLGVVLFEHMKLEGAKKTKTGYSTSVEVLEKIEHLYPIIPMILEYRQLTKLKSTYADGLANFIQDDQRIHGKFNQTITATGRISSTEPNLQNIPIRMELGRAIRKVFLPEEGYIFLDADYSQIELRVLAHLSQDEKLIHAYEENQDIHARTASEVFGIPMDEVTSTQRRDAKAVNFGIIYGLSAFGLSQDLKISRKQAQEYIDRYFAMYPRVKEFLDGEVEKGKTDGYVKTMFNRIRPIPELKSSNFMQRNFGERVAMNSPIQGTAADIIKIAMVRVNMKLKEKQMKSRLLLQIHDELLIETHLDEFEEVKEILQNEMMNAVSLRVPLNIDIEQGASWYEAK is encoded by the coding sequence ATGCATGTTAAATGTTATTGGTTTTCAATTTCTGTAGTTTTGTGTTACAATGTCTCAGAACGCATTTATAGAAAAGGAGAACAATCTGGAGTGAAACAGAAATTATTATTGATTGATGGAAACAGCATTTTAAACCGTGCATTTTATGGATTGCCCGACATGACCAATAGTCAAGGACTCCATACGAATGCGATCCTTGGTTTTTTGAATATTATGTTTAAATTTTTAGAGGAAGAGAATCCGACACATCTGGCAGTTGCATTTGACTTAAAAGCGCCAACATTCCGCCATAAAATGTTTGCGGATTATAAAGGAACGAGAAAAGGAATGCCAGATGAATTACAAGAACAGGTTCCAGTGATCCGTGAAGTGTTAAAGGCAATGAACATTCCTTTGATGATGGAAGAAGGTTATGAAGCAGATGACCTTCTTGGGACAATGTCTGTTCTTGGAGAACAAGCAGGATTTGAAGTGAAAATTGTCTCTGGAGATCGAGATCTTTTACAGCTTGCGACAAAGAAAGTGCAGATTCGTATTCCAAAGACAAACAGGGCTGGAACGGTTGTTGAAGATTATTATGAAGATGATGTGTTAGAAAAATATCAGGTAACGCCAAAGGAATTTATTGACGTGAAAGCTTTGATGGGTGATACATCGGATAATATTCCTGGAATTCCTGGAATAGGGGAGAAGACAGCGACAAAACTGATCAAAGAATTTCAATCAATTGAAAATGCATATGCACATATTGATGAAGTAAAACCCAATCGTGCAAAAAACAATCTGCAGGAATACTATGATCAGGGTGTTATGAGTAAAGAACTTGCAACGATCAAGGTAGATAGTCCGATCGATATTTCGTTTGATGATGCGAAGCTTGGTGATCTGTATACGAAAGAAGCGTATCATATGTTGAAAGAATTGGAATTTAAAGCAATTCTCAAACGTTTTGATGGAGAAGAACAAGAGGATTTCGAAATTAAGATCAAAGAAATCATCGATCTTGCAGAGGCGGAAGATATTTTTGCAAAAGCAGTGAAGAAGAAAGAAGCAGGAATCTCCATTTATAAAGAAAATGATGCAATGTGGGTTGCATTAAATACAGAAGGAGAAGAAGTATATTTATTTAGTTGTGAAGGTTTTGGATTTATAACGCAAGATTTTTTATATGAGAAAATTGATGATCTATATGACAACATAGGATATGTGGCAATGATGGAAGTGAAAGAACATTTGTCTCATTTAACGATCCATGAGACGACAAAGAGTATTTTTGATGTTTCATTGGCTGCTTATCTTGTGAATCCATTAAAAAGCACTTATGAATATGATGATATTGCAAGAGATTATAAATCTATGATGCTTCCATCCAAAAAAGAATTGATCGATAAGAAACATCCAATGGTTACAGATGGGGTTTTAAGTGATGCAGGAAAGAAGATCATGGGTTATGAAGCTTATATTTCAAGAGAATCGATCCAACCATTAAGTGATAAATTAACGGAACTTGAGATGATGGATCTTTATCGAGAGATTGAGATTCCAACAATGTTTGCACTTCATGATATGGAAGTACGAGGAATTCACGTAGATTCGAAAGCGTTGAAAGAATATGGAGATCAGCTGGTTGGAAGGATTGAAGAATTACAGGAGTCTATCTACAAAGAAGCAGGGGAAGAGTTCAATATCAATTCTCCAAAACAGTTAGGTGTTGTTTTATTTGAACATATGAAATTAGAAGGTGCAAAAAAGACAAAGACTGGATATTCCACTAGTGTGGAAGTGTTAGAAAAGATCGAGCATCTCTATCCGATCATTCCGATGATCTTAGAATACAGACAGTTGACGAAATTAAAATCAACGTATGCAGATGGATTGGCAAACTTTATTCAGGATGATCAGAGAATTCATGGAAAATTTAATCAGACAATCACCGCAACTGGAAGAATCAGTAGTACGGAACCAAATCTTCAGAATATTCCAATCCGTATGGAACTTGGAAGAGCGATTCGTAAAGTATTTTTGCCAGAAGAGGGATATATATTTTTAGATGCGGATTATTCACAGATCGAACTTCGAGTTCTGGCACATTTGTCACAGGATGAGAAACTGATCCATGCATATGAGGAAAATCAGGACATTCATGCAAGAACAGCTTCTGAAGTATTTGGAATTCCGATGGATGAAGTGACGAGTACACAAAGAAGAGATGCAAAAGCGGTTAACTTTGGGATCATTTATGGATTAAGTGCGTTTGGTTTAAGTCAGGATCTTAAGATTTCAAGAAAACAGGCACAGGAATATATTGATCGTTATTTTGCAATGTATCCACGAGTTAAGGAATTCTTAGATGGGGAGGTGGAAAAAGGAAAAACAGATGGATATGTAAAGACAATGTTCAATCGAATCCGTCCGATCCCAGAATTAAAATCCAGCAATTTCATGCAGAGAAACTTCGGAGAACGTGTAGCAATGAATTCCCCGATTCAGGGAACAGCAGCAGATATCATTAAGATTGCAATGGTAAGAGTGAACATGAAATTAAAAGAAAAACAGATGAAATCCCGTCTGCTTTTACAAATTCACGATGAACTCCTGATTGAAACACATTTGGATGAATTTGAGGAAGTCAAAGAAATCTTACAGAATGAAATGATGAATGCAGTAAGCCTTCGTGTGCCATTAAATATTGATATTGAACAGGGAGCAAGCTGGTACGAAGCAAAATAA